The Desulfonatronum sp. SC1 genomic interval GCGAGTCAAGAAGGCGTGACGTGATGATCTTGATGCCGCCCACAATGATGAAGGAGGCCACAAACATCAGTACCGCGCCGATTACAGGCATTGCCAGGGAAATCCAGAACGCCGCGAAGGGAGGGAAAAAAGCCAGGGCGATGAACAGCCCTCCCAGCACGTAGGCCACGATGCGGCTGGTAACGCCGCTGGCCTGCGCAAGACCGACGGCTCCGCCGCTGGCGGTCTGGGCCATTCCGTTGATCATGGAGCCGAGAGCGTTTGTCATGCCCTCGGCCAGAAGACCTCTTTTGATCCCCTCCATGTCCGGTCGCTTCCAAGAAGAGTCGTTGGCCCTCTGGGCAACGGTTAGAACGCCGAAGCAGTTGAAGGAAAGAGCCAGCCCGAGCAGTGCGAAATGAGGCACCATCTCCCATGCAAGCGACCAGCCGAATTGGCCCACCGGAGGCAATGCGAAAAGGGGAACCTGGCGGATATCCTTGATAAGCGATGCATCGACAACGCCCTGCCAAACGGCGAACATCTGCCCGACGAGCAGGCCGCCAAAAACCGCGAAGGCTCTGATTTTCCCACGGCCCCATACGTTGATGGTCACGATAACCGCGAGGGTGAGGACCCCGGTCGCCAGTGCGCGGGTTTCGCCATGAAAAGGGGTGTCAATGGCCAGGAAAGCCCTCATGCCGATGAGGCCGAGGCCAAGGCCGAGCATCAGAACGATGAGCCCGGCAATCTCAACGGGAAACAGGGGGCGCAGCCTGGTGATGAGCCGTGAAGCGACCATCTGGACCAGGGCGGCAATGGTCATCATGCCGAAAGCCAAGCCAAGCCCCCCCATCTTGACGGCGGCGAGGGATGCCGGAAAGGCAATGGCGGATGTATGCATGGGACTGAACAGTCCGACCCCGACTCCGCCTCGGTTCAGGGCCTGCAAAATAACGCCGCAACCGGCGGCCACCATGGTCAGGGCAACCAGCCCGGCGGCACCGGCGGCGTCAAGTCCGGCCTGTCGGGCCAGGAGCACCGGCAAGGTCATTATGGACCCCAGAAACGCCAACTGCTGGAGCGCAACCATAATGGTCATGCCCAGGGGCGGGCGCTCATCAACCCAGTATGTAATTCCATCAGGCCTGAACGGGCCTTGCTTTTGGCTCATGGGAATCTTTGGTTCCTCGCTCTTTCACTTGGATAGGGGAGAATCGCGAACAGGATTCGCGACCCATCAATTGCCAAACCAGCGAGTCGTTTTCCAGGCCTGTCCTCAATCGTCAAGCCCTGCCAGCCCATCAGGCAGGGCATTTTTGTTCTCGAACCGCGGAAGCTCTGTATCGAAATCGAAATCGAAATCGTGATCGAAATCGATTTCTGGCAACTTTCCGATTTCGATAGCGATTTCGATTTCGATGGGTGTCGCCCTTCCCTGGGGAGTCCTCATGAGCACCCTGCAACCTACAACCCTGAAATCATTGAAATTCTGCAGAGAGCAAAAATCCCCTGAGCCCGTCAGGAAACCTACCCGGACGCCCCCCGGTACAGGACCGCCAGCAGGGTGATGTCGTCGGACTGAGGAGCGGTGCTGGAGAAGACGCGGATGGTTTCCAGGAGTTCGCCCACCAGTTCCTTGGGAGACTTCCCGCTTCTGGCACTGGTTTCCTGGAGCAGGCGGTCGTCGGAATAGAGTTCCTGGTCCGGATTAAAGGCTTCGGTCACCCCGTCGGTGTAGGCCAGCAGGACGTCACCGGGCTGGAGTCGGATTTCCCGGGTCTGGAACGGCATGTCTTCCATGCCGCCCAGGACGAGTCCCGGAGGCAGGTCCAGCCACTGGGGCGGCTGCCCGGAGGGCAGCAGAATCGGCCGGTTGTGGCCTGCATTGGAGTAGCGCATCAGGCCGGTGCGCAGATTCAGGACCGCGCAGAACAGGGTCACGAACATGCCCGCGTCGTTGCCCAGGCACAGCTCGTTGTTCACTCGGGCCAGAACCTTGGAGGGATCGGGCTCCTGTTCGGCGATGCCTTTCATCAGTGTTTTGGTCACGGCCATGAACAGGGCCGCGGGCACGCCCTTGTCCGAGACGTCGCCCACGGAGAAGAACAGGTGGTCCTCGTCCAAAAGGAAAAAGTCATAGAGATCTCCGCCCACGTGCTTGGCCGAATCCAGGATCGCGTAGAGGTCCATCTCGTGACGGTCCGGGAACGGCGGAAACTGCTTGGGCAGGAAGTTCATCTGGATGTTGCGGGCGATCTTCAGCTCGCTCTCGATGCGCTCCTGGGCCTTGGTGGTTTCGGTCAGGTTGGTGATGTACTCCTTGAGCGCCACGCGCATGGCGTCCACGGAGCCGGAAAGCTGACCCACCTCGTCGTTGACCCGGGCCTTGGGCAGGGGCACGTCCAGATTGCCCTTGGCGATTTCCCTGGTCGCCCCGACCAGGGTGCGCAGCGGCTTGGTGATGCTCCGGGAAATGGCCACCACCACCAGCAGAAGGATGGAAAACCCCGCCGCGCCGATGAGCAGCACCACATGGTTCAGGGAAAGGATGTCCGCGTACAGCTCGTCCCTGGGAATCATCACCCCCACGGACCAGCCGCTGGACGGCACCGGCGCGTAATACAGCAGTGAGATCCGGCCCGTATGCACGCTGGTGAAATCCGCGAATCCCTCCCGGCCCTGAATCATATCCCGCCCGATCAGGCGCAGCTCGGGCAGGTTCATTTCCTCGGCCACGCTGAACACGCTCTGACGCATGATCCGGTGCTGATCCGGATGGGCCACGAACCGGCCGTTGCGGCTGATCAGAAAGGCATACCCGGTGTCGTACAGGGAGACGCTGGAGATCCGTTCCACCAGGGCTTCCAGGGAGACGTCCGCGGTGACCACGCCGCGAAACTCCCGGCTGGCTTCGGTTTGCCGGTAAAACGGAGCCGAGAAGGTGGACATCAGGACATTGCCGCCGCCTTCGTCAAAGTAGGGTTCGCTCCACACCGGTCGTTCAAGATGTCGGGGGATGCTGTACCAGTCCCAGTCAAAATACTGGTAAGACTCTCCACCCAGGCTGGTGAGCACCAACTCGCCGAACTCGTCCCGATACGCATAAGGGGCGAAATACCGTTCGTCCGGGTCCATGGCGTGGGGCTCAAAGGCCGCCGTGGTCCCGAAGATATCCGGGTTGGCCTCCATGGCGTCCCGAAGCATGGCCAGCAGTTCGGTTTCCGTGAACTGGCCGTGTTCCAGGCGCAGGGACAGAAAGCGGGGCATGCGCTCCACCCCGCTGAGCGTGGTTTCCAGTTGGTGCACCAGGGAGCGGGTCAGGTTGGCGGCGTTCTCCTGGACGTTCTTCAGCACCAGTTGTTTGGAATAATTGTAGTTGTAGCCAAAGGCGACCAGGAAAATCAGGGTCGTGCTGGTCAGGATGAACAGGGCCAGGCGAAAGGACAGGCGCTGTTTTCTACTCGGCGGAGAAACGCGGGTCATAAAAACTCCTGAAGGGCGCGATATGCGTGATCACACCGGTCTCGAACAGCTCGGTCGCCACCAGCTCGTAATCCTGCTCTTCCAGCCGGCCCAGGGGGATGTTCCCGCCCTCGGGCAGGATGATGTCCCGCATCCGGGCCAGCATCCAGCGCTGATGCACCCGGTTGGTGGGCAGATTGGCCTCCTCGACGCGCCGCATGACCGCGTCCAGGGCCTCTTCCGGGTGGTCGAAGGCGTACAGCCAGCCTTCAAGGGAGGCCCGGACGAAATCCCGGACCAGGTCCGGATCGGCGCGCACTAGGCTCTCCAGGCAGTACAGCCCGTCCTCCGGAAAATTGGCCCCGTAGTCGGCCAGGAAGAACACGCTCAGCTCGTTTTCATTGATCCCGGCATGGATGAGGGTGTTGTATTCGTTGTACCACATGGCCGAGGCCGCATCCACGCCGCCCAGCAGGAACAAATCCAGGGTGTAGCCTTGGGGGATGACGGTCACGTTCATGTGGTAGCGCCGGAAAAAAGCCAGGGGTTGGGCCTGGAAGTCCGGCCAGACCGAGACGCGTTTGCCGTCCAGGTCAATGGGCGAAAGGATGCCGCTGCTTTTTTTGGCCACCAGCATCAGGGCGGAACGCTGGACGATCTGCCCGATGTTGACTGCCGGAACACCTCGGGAACGCAATTCCAGCCCCCCGGACAGGAACATGGAGGCGAACTCGGCCCGGCCCTGGGCCAGTGCCGGGCCGGCGGGATTGTCCGGACCGCCGCGCAGCAGCTCCACCTCCAGCCCCCGGCGAGCGTAAAACCCCTTGTCCTTGGCCACGTAGTACCCGGCGAATTGGGCTTGGGGCGACCAGTGGGGGATGAACCGGACAAGGCGTGAAGCCGTCTCTTCAGCCCTCGCCGCCTCCGGCACGATTGCGCACAACAGGCAGCACAGCAGTGCCGCGAGAGCCCGGAACGGCACCGAGGAAAGGACCGGGAAGAGCTGGACGAGGGGACGATGCAAGAGCGAAGAGCCCTGCCCGACAAAGACGCGTCGGTTCAGGGCGCGGGGCTGGATAGTGGGGCTTGAGAAAACGATCATGGCGAATTTCATAGGTATGGTTTAGGCAGGAACAGAATGGAAAAAACATTGGCGAGCCAGCTGCCCGAAACGCATACAACCAACTGCTACTCGTCAGCAACCTCATTCCAGATATCATAAGCCACTTTCCAGTTGCCGTCCGGCTGTTTTCGCAGGACCCACAGGTAGTTGCCCGAGTATGTCTGCTCTTCCCGGTTCAGGCGGTCGGCGTCGAGCCTGGAAAAGGTCGAGTGCAGCACGGCCCAGTCGCCCATCAACTGGATCGCGCCCGGATGCAGGGTGATGACCGTTCTCTTGTCCGTGAAACGATTGACGTAAAAGGCCTTGATGGCCTCTCTCCCGAGAATGGCTACCTGGCCGGCCGGCACCCAGACAGCGTCTTTGTCCAACAGATCCGCCACGGCCAAGGCGTCGGACGCCATGGAGGCGGCATTGAAGTTCATTCGGACCGTGTCGATGGCCTCCAGGTTGTCCATCGCGTTAGACTGCGCACTCAAGCCCAGCAAAAGAAATATGGCCAAAGCCGAGGTTGCAAGCGAATTTTTGAGCCAAAGCATGATTGTTCTCCTTATGGTGGCTGTGAGAGGGAGTTTGTTGACGAAATCATCAACCGACCCACCAGGTCGACTTACCTGAGTGTTGAAAAAGTCCTTATCCACAGTCCTCATCCCGGGGCGTGACGATGGGAAATAACGGGGCAAAGGTGTCCAGCAGGGACATGAAATCGACAAAGGCTTCGAGACGTCCGGTAAAGACGAGCAGGCCCCGGTCCTTGGCTTGTTCCATGGTCATCAGGCCCAGCATGATGGCGGCCAGGGTGGACTTGTTCAGCGTCAGACAGGCGTCGGGAGCGCCCAGGGGCTGACCGTAGTTGAGGACCGCGTTGTTCACGGTCAGCCCGAAGGCGGCCTGGCTTCCCGGAGCCATGTCGGTGAAGG includes:
- a CDS encoding solute carrier family 23 protein, producing the protein MSQKQGPFRPDGITYWVDERPPLGMTIMVALQQLAFLGSIMTLPVLLARQAGLDAAGAAGLVALTMVAAGCGVILQALNRGGVGVGLFSPMHTSAIAFPASLAAVKMGGLGLAFGMMTIAALVQMVASRLITRLRPLFPVEIAGLIVLMLGLGLGLIGMRAFLAIDTPFHGETRALATGVLTLAVIVTINVWGRGKIRAFAVFGGLLVGQMFAVWQGVVDASLIKDIRQVPLFALPPVGQFGWSLAWEMVPHFALLGLALSFNCFGVLTVAQRANDSSWKRPDMEGIKRGLLAEGMTNALGSMINGMAQTASGGAVGLAQASGVTSRIVAYVLGGLFIALAFFPPFAAFWISLAMPVIGAVLMFVASFIIVGGIKIITSRLLDSRKVITIGLALIVGIGHDLLHMGHEDQQSLLFSPLSTTVAAALLVAIGLNALFRLNIHTTVSKYIVMDEAWQEKLNQLLWSLGHQWGARTEVVRRLNHAAHELLEAIYAYDLMDSKGEKPVVELRAVFDEYLCQIDVIYTGRPLTIPRKRPDPEELLNGSEGGQAMAGFLVNHLADEVQVGRKNGKCTVTLKFRD
- a CDS encoding SgcJ/EcaC family oxidoreductase; the protein is MLWLKNSLATSALAIFLLLGLSAQSNAMDNLEAIDTVRMNFNAASMASDALAVADLLDKDAVWVPAGQVAILGREAIKAFYVNRFTDKRTVITLHPGAIQLMGDWAVLHSTFSRLDADRLNREEQTYSGNYLWVLRKQPDGNWKVAYDIWNEVADE
- a CDS encoding SpoIIE family protein phosphatase; its protein translation is MTRVSPPSRKQRLSFRLALFILTSTTLIFLVAFGYNYNYSKQLVLKNVQENAANLTRSLVHQLETTLSGVERMPRFLSLRLEHGQFTETELLAMLRDAMEANPDIFGTTAAFEPHAMDPDERYFAPYAYRDEFGELVLTSLGGESYQYFDWDWYSIPRHLERPVWSEPYFDEGGGNVLMSTFSAPFYRQTEASREFRGVVTADVSLEALVERISSVSLYDTGYAFLISRNGRFVAHPDQHRIMRQSVFSVAEEMNLPELRLIGRDMIQGREGFADFTSVHTGRISLLYYAPVPSSGWSVGVMIPRDELYADILSLNHVVLLIGAAGFSILLLVVVAISRSITKPLRTLVGATREIAKGNLDVPLPKARVNDEVGQLSGSVDAMRVALKEYITNLTETTKAQERIESELKIARNIQMNFLPKQFPPFPDRHEMDLYAILDSAKHVGGDLYDFFLLDEDHLFFSVGDVSDKGVPAALFMAVTKTLMKGIAEQEPDPSKVLARVNNELCLGNDAGMFVTLFCAVLNLRTGLMRYSNAGHNRPILLPSGQPPQWLDLPPGLVLGGMEDMPFQTREIRLQPGDVLLAYTDGVTEAFNPDQELYSDDRLLQETSARSGKSPKELVGELLETIRVFSSTAPQSDDITLLAVLYRGASG
- a CDS encoding ABC transporter substrate-binding protein, whose amino-acid sequence is MIVFSSPTIQPRALNRRVFVGQGSSLLHRPLVQLFPVLSSVPFRALAALLCCLLCAIVPEAARAEETASRLVRFIPHWSPQAQFAGYYVAKDKGFYARRGLEVELLRGGPDNPAGPALAQGRAEFASMFLSGGLELRSRGVPAVNIGQIVQRSALMLVAKKSSGILSPIDLDGKRVSVWPDFQAQPLAFFRRYHMNVTVIPQGYTLDLFLLGGVDAASAMWYNEYNTLIHAGINENELSVFFLADYGANFPEDGLYCLESLVRADPDLVRDFVRASLEGWLYAFDHPEEALDAVMRRVEEANLPTNRVHQRWMLARMRDIILPEGGNIPLGRLEEQDYELVATELFETGVITHIAPFRSFYDPRFSAE